A section of the Epinephelus moara isolate mb chromosome 3, YSFRI_EMoa_1.0, whole genome shotgun sequence genome encodes:
- the angptl5 gene encoding angiopoietin-related protein 5, translated as MMWTTTVLLLLVPHLLSSTDTGNSANFNESEIINEDFSDTPDKGEKLPRGVKGRDACSIPCDITVKLLRDEKHSICGQLQQSLLGFGRSTRKLIRDVMEEQQRALDILSSQVTELMTKVQTLSFEVQRSNAEMYSIKPVQSHGRDCSNIKDNLLSVVPKIPSGIYIVHPENTDTSFEVFCEMDYMGGGWTVMQRRTDGLTDFKRSWADYVDGFGNLAGEHWLGLKKVYHIVNQKDTRFQLHIALVSHDDITSYASYDDFQLDTETMFFGIHLGRYAGSAGDAFRGYDQDQNQDTAPFSASDVDNDGCNPSCSINNRTVESCSAQYNHTGWWFNQCGLANLNGSPEDAEHNRGQRTHILWDTWRQNGVPHTIKSVTMKIRRIATNN; from the exons ATGATGTGGACAACAACTGTCCTCCTGCTGCTTGTGCCTCATCTGCTCTCCTCCACA GACACAGGAAACAGTGCTAATTTTAATGAGTCAGAAATAATCAATGAGGACTTCTCCGACACTCCTGACAAAGGCGAGAAACTTCCcagaggggtcaaaggtcgGGACGCATGCTCCATCCCGTGTGACATCACTGTCAAGCTGCTGCGAGATGAGAAACATTCAATTTGTG gtcAGTTACAGCAGTCTCTGTTGGGATTTGGACGCAGCACCCGCAAGCTGATCAGGGATGTGATGGAGGAGCAACAGAGAGCCCTGGACATCCTCAGCAGTCAG GTCACAGAGCTGATGACCAAAGTGCAGACGCTCAGCTTCGAGGTTCAGAGAAGCAACGCTGAGATGTACTCCATCAAACCTGTGCAATCCCATG GACGAGACTGCAGCAACATCAAGGACAATCTTCTGTCAGTCGTCCCCAAGATCCCCAGCGGCATTTACATCGTCCACCCAGAGAACACAGACACTTCATTTGAG GTTTTCTGTGAGATGGACTATATGGGAGGTGGATGGACGGTGATGCAGCGGCGGACTGACGGATTAACTGACTTCAAACGATCCTGGGCTGATTATGTTGATGGCTTTGGAAACCTTGCAG gagaacaCTGGTTGGGTCTGAAAAAGGTGTACCATATAGTAAACCAGAAAGATACTCGGTTCCAGCTCCACATCGCTCTGGTGTcccatgatgacatcacctcTTATGCATCTTATGATGATTTCCAGCTGGACACTGAAACCATGTTCTTCGGGATACACCTGGGCAGATATGCAGGCAGCGCAG GTGATGCATTTCGTGGCTATGACCAGGATCAGAACCAGGACACGGCTCCATTCAGCGCCTCAGACGTGGACAACGACGGCTGTAATCCTTCCTGCTCCATCAACAACCGCACGGTGGAGAGCTGCAGCGCTCAGTACAATCACACAGGATGGTGGTTCAACCAGTGCGGCCTGGCAAACCTCAACGGCTCTCCTGAAGATGCAGAGCACAACAGGGGGCAGAGGACACACATCCTGTGGGACACCTGGAGACAGAACGGGGTCCCTCACACCATCAAGTCTGTCACGATGAAGATCAGGAGGATTGCAACCAATaactga
- the trpc6a gene encoding short transient receptor potential channel 6a, whose product MNHSRPAGYTDSPRARSRDNLLMYDDFGEENCCSGRWLTHSSSERQLMAPLSVVKRRQALRGPAYMFSAPSVSLSDVEQRFLEAAEYGNIPEVRRMLLQVPNLNVNAVDYMGQNALQLAVANEHLEVTELLLGRPDLSRVGDALLLAISKGYVRITEALLCHPAFRDANRLTASPAQADMLDDFYAYDEDGTRFSHDVTPVILAAHCQEYEIVHTLLSKGARIDPPHDYFCGCDSCNYQQQFDSFSHSRSRINAYRGLASPAYLSLSNEDPVLAALELSNELAMLANIEKEFKNDYCCLSSQCKDYVVGLLDLCRSTEEVEAILSGETNSEDSYDLPGRPSLTRLKLAIKYELKKFVAHPNCQQQLLSIWYENLPGLRQQTTAIKMLVVLAVAISLPGLAVAYWIAPCSRVGKVMRSPFMKFVAHASSFTIFLGLLILNAADRFAGTTLLPNMTHHHLQGFSSDPLLLYRMTTTPFTWMETLIIAWVMGMIWAEVKEIWSQGPGEYLVEPWNFLDFGMLAIFLASFSCRFSTLRHADLAQTYVHTHYTTLINVTLPPEIHYFTLARIYWLPSDPQLVSEGLYAVAVVLSFSRIAYILPANESFGPLQISLGRTVKDIFKFMVIFILVFLAFMIGMFNLYSYYLGAKQNDAFTTLEESFKTLFWAIFGLSEVRSVVINNGHKFIENIGYVLYGVYNVTMVIVLLNMLIAMINSSFQEIEDDADVEWKFARAKLWFSYFEEGRTLPVPFNLVPSPKSMLGLATAIKSLLLRYVAGHSEKKTETQLNQLGAGKDSGYGASTRSSRYQKIMKRLIKRYIIKAQADKESDEITEGELKEIKQDISSLRYELLEEKSQNMETLDGLLRRLGEISTPS is encoded by the exons ATGAACCACAGCCGACCTGCGGGTTACACCGACAGCCCCAGGGCTCGGAGTCGAGACAACCTGCTGATGTATGATGACTTTGGAGAGGAAAACTGTTGCTCCGGTCGATGGCTCAC CCACAGCAGCTCTGAGAGACAGCTCATGGCTCCTCTCAGTGTTGTGAAACGTCGCCAGGCCCTGCGTGGTCCAGCCTACATGTTCTCTGCTCCCTCAGTCAGCCTGTCAGACGTCGAGCAGCGTTTTCTGGAGGCGGCTGAATACGGCAACATACCAGAGGTGCGGCGCATGCTGCTCCAAGTGCCCAACTTGAACGTCAATGCTGTGGACTACATGGGCCAGAATGCACTGCAGCTGGCTGTAGCCAACGAACATCTGGAGGTGACGGAGCTGCTGCTGGGGAGGCCGGATTTGTCCAGAGTGGGTGACGCCCTCCTGTTAGCCATCA GTAAAGGTTATGTTCGCATCACAGAGGCCCTGTTGTGTCACCCAGCGTTCAGAGATGCCAATCGTCTGACAGCAAGCCCTGCTCAAGCAGACATGTTGGATGACTTCTATGCTTATGATGAGGACGGGACGAG GTTCTCTCATGACGTTACTCCAGTGATCCTTGCAGCGCACTGCCAGGAATACGAGATCGTTCACACCCTGCTCAGTAAAGGTGCTCGCATCGATCCCCCTCACGATTACTTCTGTGGCTGCGACTCCTGTAACTACCAGCAGCAGTTTGACTCCTTCAGCCACTCCCGATCACGGATCAATGCCTACAGAGGACTCGCCAGTCCTGCTTACCTCTCCCTGTCCAACGAAGACCCGGTGCTGGCAGCCCTGGAGCTCAGCAACGAGCTGGCCATGCTGGCTAATATTGAGAAAGAATTTAAG AACGACTACTGCTGTCTGTCGAGCCAGTGTAAAGACTATGTGGTGGGCCTTCTGGATCTGTGTCGCAGcacagaggaggtggaggccATACTGAGCGGAGAAACGAACTCTGAAGACAGCTACGATCTACCAGGTCGCCCTTCCCTCACACGACTCAAATTAGCCATCAAATATGAACTCAAGAAG TTTGTGGCTCATCCTAACtgccagcagcagctgctgagtATCTGGTATGAGAATCTGCCCGGCCTGAGACAACAAACCACTGCTATCAAAATGCTGGTGGTGCTGGCAGTAGCTATAAGCCTGCCTGGACTGGCTGTGGCTTACTGGATTGCTCCGTGCAGCAGA GTTGGGAAAGTGATGCGAAGCCCCTTCATGAAGTTTGTGGCCCACGCTTCATCCTTCACAATTTTTCTGGGTCTACTGATCCTGAATGCTGCTGACCGCTTCGCAGGCACCACCCTGCTGCCAAACATGACCCACCATCATCTCCAAGGATTCAGCTCTGACCCGCTACTGCTCTACCGCATGACCACGACACCCTTCACATGGATGGAGACCCTCATCATTGCATGGGTCATGG gtATGATCTGGGCTGAGGTGAAGGAGATCTGGAGTCAAGGGCCGGGGGAGTACCTGGTCGAACCGTGGAACTTCCTGGACTTTGGGATGCTGGCGATCTTCCTCGCCTCCTTCAGCTGCCGCTTCTCCACCCTGAGACACGCTGACTTAGCCCAGAcctatgtacacacacactacacaacacTGATTAATGTCACACTGCCCCCAGAGATACACTACTTCACACTGG CACGCATCTACTGGTTGCCGTCAGATCCCCAGTTGGTATCGGAGGGCCTGTACGCTGTGGCAGTGGTGCTGAGTTTCTCTCGGATAGCTTACATCCTCCCAGCCAATGAGAGCTTCGGCCCACTGCAGATCTCTCTGGGGAGGACTGTCAAGGACATCTTCAAGTTCATGGTCATCTTCATCCTGGTCTTTCTGGCGTTCATGATCGGCATGTTCAACCTGTACTCTTATTACCTGGGGGCCAAGCAGAATGACGCCTTCACCAC CCTGGAGGAGAGCTTCAAGACGCTGTTCTGGGCCATATTTGGACTTTCCGAGGTCAGGTCCGTCGTGATCAATAACGGGCACAAATTCATTGAGAACATTGGCTACGTGCTGTATGGGGTCTACAATGTTACCATGGTGATAGTGCTGCTCAACATGCTCATTGCCATGATTAACAGCTCCTTCCAGGAGATTGAG GATGATGCTGATGTTGAGTGGAAGTTTGCTCGGGCCAAACTCTGGTTCTCTTACTTTGAGGAGGGAAGGACGCTCCCTGTACCCTTTAACCTGGTCCCCAGTCCAAAATCTATGCTGGGACTTGCGACGGCTATCAAGTCCCTGCTCCTGCGGTATGTGGCAGGACACAgtgagaagaaaacagagacacagcTCAACCAG CTCGGAGCAGGCAAAGATTCAGGATATGGTGCTTCTACAAGGTCATCCAGATATCAG AAAATCATGAAACGACTGATAAAGCGTTACATCATCAAAGCCCAAGCAGACAAGGAGAGTGACGAGATCACTGAAG GTGAGCTGAAAGAGATCAAGCAGGACATCTCCAGTCTGCGATACGAGCTGCTCGAGGAGAAATCACAGAACATGGAGACACTGGACGGACTGCTGAGGAGGCTGGGAGAGATCAGCACACCTTCATAG